ATCCGCGTCGTATCAAAGTCCAGCATGCCAACATCAGCGTGCTGTTGACGCATGAGTTCATGAACGCGGTAATGAACGACGCCGATTTCGACCTCCGTTGGGGGGGCAAAGTCTATCGGACCGTGAAGGCAAAGGAGTTGTGGTTCAAGATTATCAAGAATGCCCACGCCTCCGCCGAACCCGGAATCATCTTCTGGGATACGATGAAGGATTATCACAACGTCGAGTATGCGAACCCGCTTACCAGTACCAATCCCTGCGGTGAGCAGCCGTTGGCCTCATATACAGCCTGCAATCTCGGCAATATCAATCTGGCGAAGTTCGTGGATGAGAAGGGCAACTTCATGTACGACGAGCTTGCCGAGGTAACGCGCATTTCGACCCGCTTCATGGATAATGTTGTCGAGTACAATATGCAGAACCATGCCCTCGACAAAATCAAGAAGGCCGTCGGCTCCGACCGGCGTATCGGGCTGGGCATTACCGGACTTGCCGACGCGTTGGTGATGATGAAGATCAGATACGACTCGCAGGAAGCCCTCGACGCAACCGAGAAGATGATGCGGGTGATTCGTGACGAATCGTACAAAACTTCTGTCGAATTGGCGAAGGAGAAAGGCTCTTTCCCCCTCTACAAATGGGATGGATATTCAAAGAGCAAGTTCATCCAGGCTCTTCCGAAGGAAATCAAAGACGCCATCAAGAAGAACGGCATTCGCAACAGCACAGTTATTACCGTACCGCCGGTTGGCACGGGATCCATTGTGGCGCAGACAAGCTCGGGCATTGAGCCGATCTTCTGCACAAGCTATCGCCGCAAAGTCAAAAACCACGACGGCGACACCTACACGGAATACAAGGTCTATCATCCCCTCATCAAACAGATGTTCGGCGATGATGAGAATCTGCCGGATTACGTGGTAACGGCACACGACATCGACCCCTACTTCCGGGTGAAGATGCAGGGAGTGATTCAGAAGTACGTTGATAGCTCGATCTCCTCTACCGTGAATCTTGCCGAGGATGTCAGCGTTGAGACGGTTGCCGACATTTACATGACGGCATACAAGGCCGGACTCAAAGGCATCACTGTTTACCGGGAAGGCAGCCGTGACGGAATCTTGCAGACTGAAGAGTTTGCCAGGAAGAAGGAAAAAGGCTCGGCTCCGGCAGCTTCTTCACAACGCGTCCCTCGCAACCGCCCGACGCGAACCTACGGCGTTACCGAGCGTGTAAAGACGGGTGAAGGCACACTGTACGTTACCATCAACGAGGACGAAAACGGCATTTGCGAGGTATTTTCGGCAATTGGCAAGGCGGGCGGCAACGCCGCGGCACAAAGCGAAGCAATCAGCAGGCTGATTTCGCTGGCGCTGCGTTCGGGCATTGAGCCGCGTGAGGTGGTAAAGCACCTGAAAGGCATCTCCGGCCCGATGCCAGTGTGGGGCGGCAACGGCGAGCAGATTCTCTCCACTCCCGATGCCATCGGCAAAGTGTTAGAGCGCTACATCGAAGAGCGGGAGCAGGAAGGAACAAGCCTCTACCGTGAAGAAGGTGCCCCGGCGGTGAAGATTATGAAAGGCGTGCAGAAGAAGTCAACAGCCTCCGATGCAACACCCAAGAGCAGCATGGCCTGCCCCGAATGCGGAACCAACGTTGAACACGTCGGCGGCTGTGTACTGTGCCAGAATTGCGGGTGGAGTAAGTGTTGAACACCGTAGAGACGTTCCGCCGGAACGTCTCTACCGGCAAGAAATTACCCCGCTTGGCGCAAGCTGGGCGGACCAGCAACAAAAAAGTTCTGAAAACTCGCTGGGTTGAATAAGTGCTGATTGATATGTGAAACCAACTTAGTTTTCGAATGTTGTAGTTTCGAGTAAGTAGATTTCAAGTCAGTTAGAATCAGGAAGCCCATTCACCTGCGGAGAGGTGGATGGGCTTTTGCAGTTCTGAGATTCGGAGTAGTATTCACAATCAACGTGGAAGGGATGGCTATGAAACTCATGTTCATTGACGAAACTTCAGATTCCTCAAACCCAAATTATCTGGGAGTCTGTGGTGCATTAGTCGACGCCACGCGTTATGGCGACATGAAACGTCAGTTCATGTCAACAGTCGGACTGTACAATTGGGATCCAAGCATTGAATTCAAAGGGAGCTACATCTTTTCTTCGTCCACTGGATGTAAGGACGTTAGTGTTGATGCAAGGATCAGAATAGTCGACAGAGTCATAGAATACACTTCGTCTCCAAGCACGGCTAGGGTGAAATTCTGCTACGCGTTTTCAACATCTGGAACAGGCGCCGAACAATATCTAGAACTTGTCTTCAACGTTGCGTCCTCTTTGGCCCCGAGAAAAACGAATCAAAAACTCGGGAAAGATGTGATAGCGATCTTCGTGGATCAACGAACAGATGTAACACAACAAGCGATTCGAGCGAATCTGGAACCTGTGCTCATTAGAAAGGGACTTACACTTTTCGAGGATATTACCTTTGTTAAGTCTAGCCCTGAGACGGTTGGAATCGCATATGCGGACATAGTCGGATACATGATGTCAAGAAAGGATAACATTAAGTTTGATGCATCGCTTTTTGACCAAATGGATCCGGCAATACTCGAAAGAAACGGCCAATATCGAAAACTGAAAGCGTCTACGGAGATTCTGGAGAGTATCAGATCAATTCAGCGAATCCCAGTTATTGGAACTATAGATTCGGCAAACGGAAGAATTGCGCGTACAGATTCTCCATTGATACTGGCAACTCGAATTCAAAAGGAAGGGAGGTGAAAAGATGTCACGGTACACACGAAACACGGGAAAAACTTGGACAGCAAGTGCAGAACGGCAACTGGGTATCCTAGCTGACCAAAATACTCCTACACGGGTGATTGGTTTGAAGCTCGGCCGGACTGAGAACGCTGTTCGCACAACTCCGTATTTCGCTTAAACCAACAAATCAGTCACCGTACAACCGCAATAAGTGAACGACCGGTGCGGCATTGGACCCCGCTCAGCGCAAGTTGGGCGGGGTTTTATGTTCATATCGGCGGTTTCTTGCGCCCCTCTGGGGCTTGCCTCACTGTATGGTTGTGTCTATCCCACATCTTCGCAGTGGGTTCAAGTCTCACGTCCCTACGGGACTCCCTTGTCTCGGGGCACCCTGCCCGCTCAAGCCACGGAGTGCCAAATAGACTCTAACCCGCGATGTAGTCGTGGGCACCGCACAAATGCCTCGAACTCGTGCCTCTGCAGCGCGGAGAGGTCAAAGAAAACTCCTGACATCTCATGCCATCCAGCCACGAAGTGGCGAGCAGATTGCAACCCACGACGTAGTCGTGGGACCTGCATCACCATGACACAGATGAGCCTCGGAGAGACGATCGAGCCAACCGCAACTTCTACCTCTCATAGCCACCCAGCCACGAAGTAGCGAGCAGACTACAACCCACGACGTAGTCGTGGGAACTGCATCACCATGACGCGGATGAGCCTCGGAGAGGCGATCGAGCCAACCGCAACTTCTACCTCTCATAGCCATCCAGCCACGGAGTGGCGAGCAGACTACAACCCACGACGTAGTCGTGGGAACTGCATCACCATGACACAGATGAGCCTCGGAGAGGCGAAAGAACCAATCGCAAACCCCTGATCTCGCATAGCCATCCAGCCACGGAGTGGTGAGCAGATTCCAACCCACGACACAAGTCGTGGGGAACTGCGTAACCACCACACGCATGAGCCTCGGAGAGGCGAAAGAAGCGAGGCTAATCCCAAATGTATCTTTCATCGTACTCGATCCCGTGCTTCTTCAGCAGGCCTACGTACTCCTCCTGAAACGTTTTCCTGCGATGATGTTCTTCCTGGTTGGCGATGTAGTTCTTCACGACTTCAAGATTCGACTTGCTGACACTGAACGCCCCATACCCTGTCTGCCATGCAAAGTTCTTTTGTTGAGGGAACTGCTTGTGTACCCATCCCGATGAGTTCGCTTTCACATCCCGCATGATATCGGACAATGCCCGCTTCGCAGGAAGGAAAGCAAGGACATGCACATGGTCCGCCACGCCGTTGATAAGCAGAGCACTCCCCTCAAGCTCCCGAAAGATACCGCCTATGTACGGGAAGAGGCGCTCCCGCAGATCGGATGTCATAACCGGTTGGCGATGCTTTGTGCTGAACACGATGTGGGTGAGAAGTTGGACGTACGTGTGGGCCATGATGTCCTCCGTAGCTCTGGTTCTTGCGCCCCTCTCGGGGCTGTGATAGGTTTTCGCTTTGGTCTTCCCACAGCTTTTCGCTGTGGGTTATGATCTTTCGGCCCTCCGGGCCTTGTGTTACCCTTGGATCCGGCTCTTTGATCAATCCAGCCACGAAGTGGCGAGCAGACTGCAACCCACGACGCAAGTCGCGGGACCCCCCCATCTTCAGCGTATGAGCCTCGGAGAGGCGACAGAACCGATCGCCAACTACCAAACCTCTTATGGCCAACCAGCCACGGAGTGGCGGACAGATTCCAACCCACGACACAAGTCGTGGGGAACGCATCACCACCACATGCGTGAGCCTCGGAGAGGCGACAGAACCGATCGCCAACTACCGACCACTTATGGCCAACCAGCCACGGAGTGGCGAGCAGACTGCAACCCACGACGTAAGTCGTGGGGAACGCATCACCACCACATGCGTGAGCCTCGGAGAGGCGAAAGAAGTTGAGACATCACGTTCGCTTCCAAGCTCACAACTCCGCAATCCTCTTCAAAAACTCATCCTTCCTCCTCGTTGAAACCTCCACTTCGGAGTTGTCCGTCATCGTTATGTAGCCGCCGGAGCCTTTGTTGTACTTCTTGATGTGGGAGAGGTTGATGAGGTGGGAGTTGTGTACGCGGAAAAAGTTGTAGTCGGTGAGAAGCTCCTCGAACTCCTTCAGTGTCTTTGCCACTGTGAGTTTCTGCCTTCCCTTCACGTAGATGTTCGTGTAGTTCACGTCCGACTCGCAGCGGATGATGTCGCTGACCTGAAGGAATTCCAGTCCGCTGATCGTCGGCACGCTGATCTTCTTCGATGCGCCTTCGAGCGTCCTCAAATTGTGAAACAAAACGTCTAACTTCTGCGCCGTCTCCTCCTTCGACATTCTTGCTTTGAGTTTCTCCACCGCATGCACAAGGTCGTCGGGGTCTACCGGTTTCAGCAGGTAGTCTGCCGCGCTGAACTTGATTGCCTGCATGGCATATTTTTCATACGCCGTCGTAAAGACGACTTCGAATGTCACATCCTTCAGCCGGCGAAGCAGATCGAAGCCCGTTTCTTCACCAATCTGAACATCAAGAAACACGAGTCCGGGTTGCGCATCCTGTATCAGCCGGATGCCCCTCTCGACCGAGTCGGCGGAGCCTGTAAGCCGGATCGTGTCAGCGCAATGCGATTCCAGCAGTCCGCTTAAGCGGCTGATGCAGGATTGTTCGTCGTCGATTATGATTGCGGGTATCATGAGAGCCTTCCGGAAAACGATTTAGCCACAGAGGCACGGAGGCACTGGGATTTCAAGAACATGCTAACTTCTCCTCCGCCGATTTCAATCAGCCACGGCAAGCGGCAGCTTCACCTCAACCCTCGTCCCTTCTGCCAAATCGGATAGTTCCACGGTTGCATCCGCTTGCTTGATCTGATTCAGAATATCAATGCGTGCCTTCGTGATTTTGATGCCGTACGACTGCTTTTTGTCCCCTTCAGGAACGAGAGACTGTCCCTTTCTACCTACCCCGTTATCCTCAACGATGCAGTTGATTGATCCGTTCTGCCGTTCGATTCTCACCTTGATTCTTCCGCTGCCATCCTTGTGCGCGATACCGTGCCAGATGCTGTTCTCCACAAAGGGCTGAAGCAGCAGCGGCGGAACCAGCGTTGCCTCCTTGTCAATCGAGCCGTCAACGTGTACTTCATAGACGAACTTATTGTTCAGCCGCATCGCCTCCAATTGCATGTAAAGCTCGAGAGCTTTCAAGTCGTCGGCGAGGGGCACTTCCTTCTTCTCCGAATGCTCAAGAATCAATCTCATGAGTTTGGCAAATTTCGTCAGATAGTAATCCGCCGATTTGATGTCGTGCTTTGAGATGAAATCACTGATTGAGTTGAGGGAATTGAAGATGAAATGCGGGTTCATCTGCGAGCGGAGGGCTTTCATTTCGGTTTCCGTTACCTGCATTCTGAATTCCGCCTCTTTTCTCCGTTGGTCGGCTTCGGTTCTTTTCTTGTAGAAAAGGAAGCTCGATACGCCGGCAATCAGTAGAATCGCTACTCCCCCCATAATCGAGTTGTTCTGAATGCGTTGCTGCTTGAGTTTCTCGAATGCCAGTTCTTCTCTCTTGTTGTGTTCGGCTTTGAGCAAGGCTTCCCGTTTCTCGAACTCGTATTGGGCAGCCTTGACTTCTATCTGGGATCGGCTCCTTTCGCTTGCAACGCTGTCCCGCAACTCGACTGCCTTCTTGAATGCGGTCAGCGCTTTGGAGAATTCACCCTGAGCTTCGTACGCAATGCTCAGTTCCTCCCACGCAAAAGACTCCCTGTGCACAGATCCAATCTCAGCCGAGAGTTGAGCGGAACGCTGTTGAAATGCAATCGCTTTTGTGTATCGCATAGATGCCGGTATCCCGCGTTCTACCAAAAAACCTTCCGGCGCCATCCGGTAGGTTTTACCGATCTCATACAACGTTACAGCCTGCGCACTCCTGTCGCCCAGTTCCTCGTACAATTTTAGTGATTTCTCGAGATATTCGAGAGCCTTCGTGTAGTTCCCTATCCCGTTGTAGATAACACCGATACTGTTGAGGTTGTTCGCTACTCCCTTTTTGCTGTTCAGGGACCGGTTCAACAGCAGAGCCCGATGGTGGTATTCAAGGGCTTGCGTTGTGCTATCAAGGTCGTCGTACACGTTGCCGATGTTGCCGAGGGCATTCACAATACCGCGGGAGTTGCCGGTTCCTTCATATAGCGGCAGCGCCTTCAGCAGAAACTCCAGCGCTTTGCGCGAGTCTCCCATGTTCTTGTACACCAGGCCGATGTTCGAGAGAACATTTGCAAGTCGATTGCTTCCTGTTCTTTCGTAAATGTGCATTGCTTTGAGATAATATTCCAAGGCGTTTGCATAATCGGACAAGCCGAGGTACACCACTCCGATGTTATTGAAAGTATCACCGGTTCCGTCTTCATCACCTGCGGTTTCATACTCGTGAAGCGCCATCGAATACATATCAAGCGCTTTGGTGTACTCAGCAACCGACCAGTAGTTTATTCCTTTACAGCGATAGGCGTAGCCGAGTTTAGCCGGAGATGAGAGTTGCTGGGCGAGAGAAATTGCAGCGTCGGCCAGAATCAATCCCGAATCGGGATTTGAATAGGGATAGTGCATGTAAGCAAGCTCGGAAAGAAGATTGAGCTTGATCGTGTCTTCGTGGGGATGGTTGCGGAGCGAGGTCAACAATGAATCCAGCCGGGTTTGCTGTGCAAAGCCCAGTTGCGTACAGATGCAGGCGAGGACGAATATTCTTCTCACAGAACCCTCCTTGGAAGAACAGTGACAAATCCCCCAAAAGACACACGTCAAAGCACGAACACCGCACCGCGAATATCAGCCGGTTGCGGACGAATAATCAGTCAAACCCATCATCCAATGGACGGTGGTAGTAATCCCCTTCAGATCAATATATATTAGCCTCCGACAAAACGCCACCCACAACCCCAATAGGAGGCAGTATGAACAACAAATTCCTCGATTTCTATAAGCCCTTCCTCGAATACATTGATTCGGGAAAACTCTTCCGGACGCCGTTCGGCTGGCTGTACGCAGTAATGGCCGGGTTTAACTTGCTGGTGCCGCTGGTGATTCTCTACATTGCCATCGACAACCGCCTGTTCAGCATGGGTGGGGCGTTCTTCTTTGCATTTCTGATTCTGTGGGTCGTGATTGCCGCAGCGAGTTGGCTGGGCAGCCAAATTTGGTGGAATCGGCGGCAGGCATTAGCCTCGCAAACCAGCCCGGATCCTGATTTTGTTGCCACTCCCGTGTATGCCCACTTTGTGCAGACCGCCGGCGAATGGTGCGGCAGTTGGATCGCCATTGTCGGCGCCGGAGCAGGACTTGTTAGTGGTATTTTCCTGCGTGACGGCGGATTGGGCTACATGTTGCCGATTCCCTTCCTCTCGACCGGCGGATTCATGTCCGTTGCGCTCATGCCTATTGTCGGATTCCTCATTATCGTCGTCACGCGTGTTGTTGCCGAGCAGATTAGAGCCTTGGTGGCAATCGCAATCAATACAAAACAGATGAAATCCGCAACTTAATTCTCATTTGGACTTTGCATATGACTAGAAATCACCCTTCGCATCATCTTCTTGTTGTGTTCACGCTTGCCTTCATGACCTTTGCAGTCTGCGGATGCGACCCGGACCTGACGGGGACGTACACTTCACAGGGAGGGCTGGTCCACCAAACACTCACGTTCAAGCCGGGAGGAAAACTGGAAGTGCGTGCATTGGACTTGACACAAGAAGGTGAATACGAGAGAGAAGGAAAGAAGGTCAGAATACGAGTCGGGGGCAGCACGACAATTCTGACCATTGGCGAGAACGGATGTCTCGATGCCGGAACAATGATTGGCAAGTTCTGCAAAGACTGAGTTGCACGTTTCAACAAATCCCCAACAATCAAAGGATAAGTAGATGAAGAAGGTATACGGAGAATGTGCGGTTCTGCTTGCATTCCTTCTGCTGCCGCAAGCGGGGTTGAGTCAATGGCTTCAAGCCAACGGTCCCTACGGCGGCTTCACTACCACGATCGGCACAAATCCCAATGCCCCGGGCGGACCAACGGTGTTCGTCGGAACGTTGGGAGGGGGCAACTTCCGCTCCACAAACAACGGCGCAAGCTGGATTGCTTCAAGCGAGGGATTGACCTTCGCAGGAACCTACTTCGGAGCAACGGCATTTGCGGCCAAAGGTGCCAACATGTTTGCCGGAACGAGTGGTGGAGTGTTTGTTACTACAAATAACGGCGCAAGCTGGACGAGCCTCACCACAACGGGAGTCCTCTCGCTTCTTGTGAGCGGAAATGACATCTATTCCGGATCTTCGAGTGGCGCCTTCCGCTCGACGGACGACGGAGTTTCATGGAACCCGATTAATACCGGACTGACTACCTCGCGGGTCAATGCTCTTGCGGTCATCGGATCCAATCTCTTTGCCGGAACGCAGGGAGGCGGCGTTTTTATCTCCACGAACAGCGGAGCGAATTGGTCGCCCGCCATCTCGGGTCTCACAAACCTCACGGTAAACTCCCTCGCAGTCAACGGGACAACCCTCTTCGCAGGAACCCTGAGCGGCATATTTCGCTCAACCAACAATGGAACAAACTGGACCAGTGTAACCGCAAACCAAACAAGCGCCCTCATCGTTAATGGTACAAATATTTACGCGGGAGGAGTTGGTGTTTGGGTTTCCACCGACAATGGCGGAAGTTGGACTTCGGTAAGTACAGGCCTCAACAACCTTGTCTTCTGTCTTGCCGCGAACGGATCCACGCTCTTTGCCGGAACTGCCTCCTTTTTCGCCGGGGTGTTCGTTTCCACAAATGGCGGCGCCTCATGGAGCGAGGCAAACAACGGCATTGTTTCGACGTATGTCCGCTCCTTCGCGACAAAGTCGAACGGCGTCGGAGGTTTTGATCTCTTTGCAGGGACGAATGAAAATGGCGTGTACCGGTCCACCGACAACGGTAACAGCTGGGTACCGAAGAACACGGGCATGACAAATACCGGCATCGCGGCCCTTGGGGCAAAAGGGACAATTCTTTTCGCCGGAGGGTTTTTAGGTGTGGATCGCTCGACAAACAACGGCGATAGCTGGTCACCTGCGAACAGCGGACTTCCATCTGGTACCACCATGCAGACGTTTGCCGTACTTGGCTCGGATGTTTTTGTGGGGTCGTCCGCGGGGGTTCACCGCTCGACAAACGACGGTGGAAACTGGACACTCATGAACAACGGGCTGGGATCAAACGCGGCGCAGGTTCTTGCCGTGTCCGGTTCGAATATCTATGCTGCCGGAAACGGTATGTACGTCTCGACGAACAGCGGCGGCTTATGGACGTCCATTGGTACCGGAATCACGAGCACAAGTATAAGGGCGATAGCATTCATTGGAACAGACATCTTCGTCGGAACCCAGGGCGGCATCTTCCGCTCGACAAACAATGGAGGAATTTGGACAACCGCGAACACAGGCCTGAACAGCACAAATGTCCAGTCACTGGCTTCATTCGGAACGAACCTGATCGCCGGTGCGGGATTTGGATTGTACCTCTCGACAAATAGCGGCGCTAACTGGACTCCCATCAACACGGGGCTGCCAAGTTTTCTTGGACTTATTTTCCCCACGTTCTACACACTCGCCGCAGTACCGACCGGCAGCGGCACAACACTCTTTGCCGGGTCGTTCCAACTTGGCCTCTGGCGACGGCCTGCCTCACAGATTACAAGTGTGGAGCTTGCTTCTTCCGGGCGACCCGGGCGATTCAGCCTCTCGCAAAATTATCCGAACCCGTTTAACCCAACAACAACGATTGAATTTCAGATTGAAGAGGAAGGGTTTGTGTCGCTTCGAGTGTTTGATGTGTTGGGAAGAGAAGTGAATATTCTCGTGAACGAACATCTGAAACCGGGAACCTACAAATCGGAGTTCAACGCCGATGGCCTTGCCGGCGGCATGTACTTCTACAGGCTGGAGTCGCGGGGTTTAGCGCAGACAAGGAAACTGATTCTACAAAAATAGCGAGATGCAGAGAATCACCTTCATGTTTTCCTTGCATGTCATCGAAAAAACAATAATTTGCAACTTAATCCACGCAACAAAAACTCATACACATTTATGGAGACTGCTGCCATGAAAAACTCCCTGTTCTTTCTCATAGCGCTCGCAATATTGCTCACCACAACCGCGTCTGCAAAAAGCGCCTACGACCAGAATGCCAAGATCGCCCAGTTCGGCATTGGTATCGGCGGTTTGGGTGGATTCTACGGAACGTCAAGCATTCCCGTTCTTTCCCTCGGCATGGATTTCGGAATTGATCACATGTTCTCCGTCGGAGGACGGGTGGGCTACACGTCCTCAAAGTTTGAAAGCCCGATTTTTATTTCCGGAACTCGAACATCATACAGTTGGAAGTATACCTACATCACTGTTGCAGGGCGGGGCTCGTATCATTATCCCATCCAACACGACAAAGTGGATGTGTACGGGGGATTGGACCTTGGTTACAACATCGTCTCGGCCAAATATGAAGGTGACCCGACAAGACAAGCGTTTGTAGGCGCAGCCTCCAGCAGTTATCTCTTTTGGGGGATTCACATCGGCGGCAGGTACTTCTTTTCGAAGAACTTTGCAGCGTTTGGCGAAATCGGTTACGGGTTCGGGTTTCTGAATCTTGGCATATCGATGAAATTTTAAACAGTAGGCTGAATTGTCGCGTGCGATTGCGCCAAGTCACATCCGATGAACATGTTTTCAGCAATCTTCTTGTGGATACAAAATCGCCTTAGCCTCATCGGGTCCGCGGTGAGCAACATCATATCCACAAG
The genomic region above belongs to Bacteroidota bacterium and contains:
- a CDS encoding outer membrane beta-barrel protein translates to MKNSLFFLIALAILLTTTASAKSAYDQNAKIAQFGIGIGGLGGFYGTSSIPVLSLGMDFGIDHMFSVGGRVGYTSSKFESPIFISGTRTSYSWKYTYITVAGRGSYHYPIQHDKVDVYGGLDLGYNIVSAKYEGDPTRQAFVGAASSSYLFWGIHIGGRYFFSKNFAAFGEIGYGFGFLNLGISMKF
- a CDS encoding T9SS type A sorting domain-containing protein, whose product is MKKVYGECAVLLAFLLLPQAGLSQWLQANGPYGGFTTTIGTNPNAPGGPTVFVGTLGGGNFRSTNNGASWIASSEGLTFAGTYFGATAFAAKGANMFAGTSGGVFVTTNNGASWTSLTTTGVLSLLVSGNDIYSGSSSGAFRSTDDGVSWNPINTGLTTSRVNALAVIGSNLFAGTQGGGVFISTNSGANWSPAISGLTNLTVNSLAVNGTTLFAGTLSGIFRSTNNGTNWTSVTANQTSALIVNGTNIYAGGVGVWVSTDNGGSWTSVSTGLNNLVFCLAANGSTLFAGTASFFAGVFVSTNGGASWSEANNGIVSTYVRSFATKSNGVGGFDLFAGTNENGVYRSTDNGNSWVPKNTGMTNTGIAALGAKGTILFAGGFLGVDRSTNNGDSWSPANSGLPSGTTMQTFAVLGSDVFVGSSAGVHRSTNDGGNWTLMNNGLGSNAAQVLAVSGSNIYAAGNGMYVSTNSGGLWTSIGTGITSTSIRAIAFIGTDIFVGTQGGIFRSTNNGGIWTTANTGLNSTNVQSLASFGTNLIAGAGFGLYLSTNSGANWTPINTGLPSFLGLIFPTFYTLAAVPTGSGTTLFAGSFQLGLWRRPASQITSVELASSGRPGRFSLSQNYPNPFNPTTTIEFQIEEEGFVSLRVFDVLGREVNILVNEHLKPGTYKSEFNADGLAGGMYFYRLESRGLAQTRKLILQK
- the tnpA gene encoding IS200/IS605 family transposase; amino-acid sequence: MAHTYVQLLTHIVFSTKHRQPVMTSDLRERLFPYIGGIFRELEGSALLINGVADHVHVLAFLPAKRALSDIMRDVKANSSGWVHKQFPQQKNFAWQTGYGAFSVSKSNLEVVKNYIANQEEHHRRKTFQEEYVGLLKKHGIEYDERYIWD
- a CDS encoding tetratricopeptide repeat protein, which codes for MRRIFVLACICTQLGFAQQTRLDSLLTSLRNHPHEDTIKLNLLSELAYMHYPYSNPDSGLILADAAISLAQQLSSPAKLGYAYRCKGINYWSVAEYTKALDMYSMALHEYETAGDEDGTGDTFNNIGVVYLGLSDYANALEYYLKAMHIYERTGSNRLANVLSNIGLVYKNMGDSRKALEFLLKALPLYEGTGNSRGIVNALGNIGNVYDDLDSTTQALEYHHRALLLNRSLNSKKGVANNLNSIGVIYNGIGNYTKALEYLEKSLKLYEELGDRSAQAVTLYEIGKTYRMAPEGFLVERGIPASMRYTKAIAFQQRSAQLSAEIGSVHRESFAWEELSIAYEAQGEFSKALTAFKKAVELRDSVASERSRSQIEVKAAQYEFEKREALLKAEHNKREELAFEKLKQQRIQNNSIMGGVAILLIAGVSSFLFYKKRTEADQRRKEAEFRMQVTETEMKALRSQMNPHFIFNSLNSISDFISKHDIKSADYYLTKFAKLMRLILEHSEKKEVPLADDLKALELYMQLEAMRLNNKFVYEVHVDGSIDKEATLVPPLLLQPFVENSIWHGIAHKDGSGRIKVRIERQNGSINCIVEDNGVGRKGQSLVPEGDKKQSYGIKITKARIDILNQIKQADATVELSDLAEGTRVEVKLPLAVAD
- a CDS encoding adenosylcobalamin-dependent ribonucleoside-diphosphate reductase, producing MANKEISPAPTVSTKPTPTHATKTSLDPNITDLALDAKDYYGDNDLAADVLRSKYLAPNEQGPMHMWSRIARALASVETSEASKEYWYNQFLNLLFDFKFVPGGRVMHGAGRDEAKRRPTLSNCYVIPIEEDSLEGIYRCITESAMVYRTGGGVGTDLSILRPEGASVNATIDHSPGATAFMNLFSESTNTVSQAGRRGALMLTIRVDHPDVEKFITIKNDPRRIKVQHANISVLLTHEFMNAVMNDADFDLRWGGKVYRTVKAKELWFKIIKNAHASAEPGIIFWDTMKDYHNVEYANPLTSTNPCGEQPLASYTACNLGNINLAKFVDEKGNFMYDELAEVTRISTRFMDNVVEYNMQNHALDKIKKAVGSDRRIGLGITGLADALVMMKIRYDSQEALDATEKMMRVIRDESYKTSVELAKEKGSFPLYKWDGYSKSKFIQALPKEIKDAIKKNGIRNSTVITVPPVGTGSIVAQTSSGIEPIFCTSYRRKVKNHDGDTYTEYKVYHPLIKQMFGDDENLPDYVVTAHDIDPYFRVKMQGVIQKYVDSSISSTVNLAEDVSVETVADIYMTAYKAGLKGITVYREGSRDGILQTEEFARKKEKGSAPAASSQRVPRNRPTRTYGVTERVKTGEGTLYVTINEDENGICEVFSAIGKAGGNAAAQSEAISRLISLALRSGIEPREVVKHLKGISGPMPVWGGNGEQILSTPDAIGKVLERYIEEREQEGTSLYREEGAPAVKIMKGVQKKSTASDATPKSSMACPECGTNVEHVGGCVLCQNCGWSKC
- a CDS encoding response regulator transcription factor, which gives rise to MIPAIIIDDEQSCISRLSGLLESHCADTIRLTGSADSVERGIRLIQDAQPGLVFLDVQIGEETGFDLLRRLKDVTFEVVFTTAYEKYAMQAIKFSAADYLLKPVDPDDLVHAVEKLKARMSKEETAQKLDVLFHNLRTLEGASKKISVPTISGLEFLQVSDIIRCESDVNYTNIYVKGRQKLTVAKTLKEFEELLTDYNFFRVHNSHLINLSHIKKYNKGSGGYITMTDNSEVEVSTRRKDEFLKRIAEL